The genomic window CCTATTTAGCGGGCTTAGCCGTGGGCTACTGGGAGAGTGAAGCGGAATTGGTGAGTCTCTGGGAGATGGATCGACGGTTTGAGCCGAGCATCAGTGCCGATCAGCGGGAGGCGTTGCGAGATCTGTGGCAACGGGCGATCGCCCAAGCTCGATATCGACCATAATAGGGGAAGAACTGGCAAAATAATGGATTCGACGGTCGGCAGTCACAGTATGGATCAACAAGAACGGTATCGTGGATGTTTACTCGGTCTAGCGGCTGGAGATGCCGTTGGCACGACGGTTGAATTTCAACCGCGCGGAACGTTTCAGCCTGTTACCGATATGGTGGGGGGAGGGCCATTTCAGCTTCAACCGGGGCAATGGACAGATGATACATCAATGGCGTTGTGTCTGGCGACTAGCCTGATTGCTAAAGGAGACTTTGATGCGGCTCACCAGATGGATCTCTATTGTCAGTGGTGGCAGGAGGGCTATCTCAGCAGTACGGGGGACTGTTTTGACATTGGCAACACGGTAAGTCAGGCTTTATCTCGCTATCAACGCTCTGGCGATCCCTTCAGCGGTTCTACCAATCCCCGTTCGGCTGGAAATGGCTGCTTGATGCGGTTAGCGCCTGTTCCCATGTTTTACGCCCCGGATCGCGATCGCGTTCTCCATTTTTCAGGTGAAAGTGCACGAACCACCCACGGCGCGCAGGAATGTGTAGATGCGAGTCGTCTCTTTGGGGGAATGATTGCCCACGCCCTTGCAGGAGCGAGCAAAGCTGAGATTTTGCCGGAAAATGAAACGGATGGAATTGAGTCTCTGTCGATTTTGGCGATCGCCCAAGGAGACTATCGTGAAAAGGCGATCGCAGACATTCGCGGCAGTGGCTATGTGGTGGAAAGTTTAGAAGCAGCCCTGTAGTGTTTTTGGCACACCGATTCGTTTGACCAAGCGATTCTAATGGCAACGAATCTGGGAGATGATGCGGATACCACGGCTGCGATTTGTGGACAGGTCGCGGGAGCCTATTACGGAGAAACTGGAATTCCATCTCATTGGCGAGATTCCCTAATAAGGGTGAAGGAAATGACGGCGATCGCCGATAAACTCTATAGTTTGTCCTAGAATTCTGGGGCGATGAGTTCCATTAGGACAGGTGCGACGGTTCACCATTGACTACCGGAGCAAGTTGCAAGAACTTAACGTTAACAGATTTCATACTGGAAGCAAATCTTAATTTTGTGCCAATCTCCATCAAAATATGCCACAAGTAATCTCATGCTGGATATCGGTCTAACGCTATGGGATTACCGCATCAGCCCCTTTGGGCACTCTCTCCGGACGAGGTCTATCCCTATTTGGGAACAGCAAAAACAGGTCTGTCCACAGGAGATGCTGATCAGCGACTCGCTCAATTCGGTGCCAACGAATTGCCCGAACCTGCCCATCGCCCCCTTTGGTTGCGCTTTACGGATCAACTCAGCCATTTCATGGCGCTCTTGCTGTGGGTCGCTGGAGGACTCGCCTTTATCTCTGGCACGCCAGAACTGGGATGGGCGATCTGGGCTGTTATTTGGATTAATGCGATATTTAGCTTCTGGCAAGAGTTTCAGGCCGAGCAAGCCCTGACAGCGTTGAAAAATGTGTTACCCCTCCAGGTTAATGTCTATCGAGATGGACAGCTTCAATCCATTCCGGCGCGGGAATTGGTGCGCGGCGATGTGATGCAGTTAGAAGAGGGCGATCGTATCTCTGCCGATGCCCGCCTCGTCAGTGCTGAGAGTCTATTGATCGATGTCTCGGTGTTAACGGGAGAATCGCTGCCCGTTGCTCGCAACCAGCATCCCGTTAGCATTCGCGAGGTGGTATCCCTTCGCAGTGGGCAGCCGATCCCGTCGGGTGAGCATCCTTTGCAAGAACAGGTGAATCTTGCTGAAATTGCGAACTTGGTACTCGCAGGCTCTACGGTCGCCTCTGGTCGGGGAACAGCGGTTGTCTATGCGACGGGAGCCCAAACCGAGTTTGGACATGTTGCTCACCTCACCACAGAGGTACAGCGAGAACCCAGTACCCTAGAGGTGCAAGTCGCCCATATTGTCAGAATCCTAACCACGATTGCCGTCAGTATGGGAAGCATCGTTTTTCTGCTGACCTCTCTGTTGATTGGCATGGATCTGAAGGAGAGTTTCATCTTTGCCATTGGTATCATTGTTGCCCTAGTGCCAGAGGGACTTTTACCCACGGTGACGCTGTCTTTGGCAATCGGGGTGCAGCGGATGGTGCGTCGCAATGCCCTGGTGCGTCGTCTATCTGCGGTTGAAACCCTGAGCGCCACAACGGTCATCTGCACCGACAAAACGGGAACTCTAACCAAGAATGAAATGACCGTCCATTCCCTCTGGATTCCGTGGCAGCCTCTAGAGGGAGTCTCCGTCTCTCTGGTAGACGCTAGCACTCCCCCCCATCGACACAATGAAGTTCATCCCGGTATTCCTCCCACAATTATCGAGATTACGGGCGCAGGCTACGATCCCACCATTGGCAATGTGCGAGTACCATCAGGCTTTACGGCCAACTGGAAAGTAGACTTGTTACTAATGGGAGCATCCCTGTGTTCCAACGCCCGCCTTATCCACCTCACCGCCCCGAGCCGATGGGAAGAGATTGGCGATCCAACGGAGGCAGCGCTCTTAGTGGCCGCCGCCAAAGCGGGACTCAATCTAGAATCTCTTCAAAAACAGCTCCCTCGCTTGCGTGAGGTGCCCTTTGATTCCCGACGACGGATGATGACCGTGGTATTGGATTGGCGTGCGTCTACAGTGTGGTCTAATGAATCGCCTTATCTTGCATTTACCAAAGGTGCGCCCTTGGAGGTTTTGCGGCACTGTACCTCTATTCTTCGCAATGGCTCCCTATCGACGCTGACTCAGGATGCTTGGAATGAAGTCGTGGCGGCCAATGATGGACTGGCACAACAAGGATTCCGGGTATTAGGGGTGGCTGCTCGTCGTGGTGATGCCGAAATGATAGACATGCGATCGCAAGATCTGGAGCAAACCCTCACCTTTTTGGGGTTGGTGGCCATGTTTGATCCCCCCCGTCCCGAAGTTCCCGATGCCTTAGCCCAATGCCACTCCGCAGGTATTAAGGTCACGATGGTGACAGGAGACTACGGCCTCACCGCCGAGGCGATCGCCCGTCAAATTGGGTTGGTGCAAAATTCCGTTCGAGTAGTTACGGGAGACGGCATGGGACATCTATCCGATGCTCAATTGCGGCAAATTTTGAAATATCGCACAGGGCTAGTTTTTGCGCGGATGTCTCCGGAACATAAGCTGCGACTGGTGCAAGCCTATAAAAGTAACGGTGAGATTGTAGCGGTAACTGGGGATGGTGTGAATGATGCTCCGGCTCTACGGGCGTCTCATATTGGGATTGCGATGGGACTGAAGGGAACCGATGTGGCACGGGAAGCGGCAGATATTGTCCTCACCGACGATAACTTTGCCACCATCGTCTCTGCGGTTGAAGAAGGGCGAGCAATTTATCAAAATATTCGAAAATTTATGACCTATATTTTGGCCTCCAACGTACCCGAGTTAGTTCCTTTCTTAGCAATGGTAGCCCTGAAAATTCCTCCGGCTCTGGTGATTATGCAGATTCTTGCCATTGACTTGGGAACTGATATGTTGCCTGCGTTGGCGCTCGGTGCCGAACGAGCAGAGATGGGCACCATGCAGCAGCCTCCCCGCAAGACCTCTCAAACCTTGTTAGATACGCCTCTCTTAGTGCGTTCCTACTGCATTTTAGGTGTGGTGGAGGGTGTATTAGGTATGCTGGCTTTCTTCTTAGTATGGTGGAGTTATGGCTATGGACTGGCAGAGTTACAATCGATCACACCGGATATTTTGACCCATTCTGCCACAGCAGCAACAATCGCGATTTATGTACAAGCAACAACAATGACCCTTGCGTCTGTCGTGGCGTGCCAAACCGGAAACGTTTTTGCATGCCGTTCTGAACGTATTTCCGCCTTCTCGTTAGGTTTCTTTTCAAATCCCTTGATTTGGTGGGGAATAGCAGCCGAGTGGGGCTTGGTGTTACTTATCACGCACCCTGGCTTTCTCCGCGACATTTTTTCCGTTGCGCCTCTAGTTCCTTGGCAGTGGTTGGCTCTCATCGTTTGTCCACCACTGGTCTTAGGTATTGATGAACTGTACAAACGATTCCTGCACCGATCGCCTTCCTCCGGCGACCGAT from Synechococcales cyanobacterium T60_A2020_003 includes these protein-coding regions:
- a CDS encoding cation-transporting P-type ATPase codes for the protein MGLPHQPLWALSPDEVYPYLGTAKTGLSTGDADQRLAQFGANELPEPAHRPLWLRFTDQLSHFMALLLWVAGGLAFISGTPELGWAIWAVIWINAIFSFWQEFQAEQALTALKNVLPLQVNVYRDGQLQSIPARELVRGDVMQLEEGDRISADARLVSAESLLIDVSVLTGESLPVARNQHPVSIREVVSLRSGQPIPSGEHPLQEQVNLAEIANLVLAGSTVASGRGTAVVYATGAQTEFGHVAHLTTEVQREPSTLEVQVAHIVRILTTIAVSMGSIVFLLTSLLIGMDLKESFIFAIGIIVALVPEGLLPTVTLSLAIGVQRMVRRNALVRRLSAVETLSATTVICTDKTGTLTKNEMTVHSLWIPWQPLEGVSVSLVDASTPPHRHNEVHPGIPPTIIEITGAGYDPTIGNVRVPSGFTANWKVDLLLMGASLCSNARLIHLTAPSRWEEIGDPTEAALLVAAAKAGLNLESLQKQLPRLREVPFDSRRRMMTVVLDWRASTVWSNESPYLAFTKGAPLEVLRHCTSILRNGSLSTLTQDAWNEVVAANDGLAQQGFRVLGVAARRGDAEMIDMRSQDLEQTLTFLGLVAMFDPPRPEVPDALAQCHSAGIKVTMVTGDYGLTAEAIARQIGLVQNSVRVVTGDGMGHLSDAQLRQILKYRTGLVFARMSPEHKLRLVQAYKSNGEIVAVTGDGVNDAPALRASHIGIAMGLKGTDVAREAADIVLTDDNFATIVSAVEEGRAIYQNIRKFMTYILASNVPELVPFLAMVALKIPPALVIMQILAIDLGTDMLPALALGAERAEMGTMQQPPRKTSQTLLDTPLLVRSYCILGVVEGVLGMLAFFLVWWSYGYGLAELQSITPDILTHSATAATIAIYVQATTMTLASVVACQTGNVFACRSERISAFSLGFFSNPLIWWGIAAEWGLVLLITHPGFLRDIFSVAPLVPWQWLALIVCPPLVLGIDELYKRFLHRSPSSGDRSHLKANRNTSRRA